A single genomic interval of Candidatus Rokuibacteriota bacterium harbors:
- the ispF gene encoding 2-C-methyl-D-erythritol 2,4-cyclodiphosphate synthase: MSSTRSGLGFDLHPLVDGRPLVLGGIAVPHERGLGGHSDADVLTHAVCEALLGALALGDLGRMFPDTDPRWKGVSSLVLLEGVLDALRARRATLVNVDATVICQAPRLGPHLPAMAARLAKTMGVETDRVSVKAKSPEHLGHLGRGEGIAAMAVVSVEVP, from the coding sequence ATGAGCTCCACGCGGAGCGGCCTCGGCTTCGATCTCCACCCGCTGGTGGACGGGCGCCCGCTCGTGCTGGGCGGGATCGCCGTGCCGCACGAGCGGGGACTCGGCGGCCATTCCGACGCCGACGTCCTGACCCATGCCGTCTGCGAGGCGCTGCTCGGGGCGCTGGCCCTGGGCGACCTCGGCCGAATGTTCCCGGACACGGACCCGCGCTGGAAGGGCGTCTCGAGCCTGGTCCTGCTCGAAGGCGTCCTGGACGCCCTGCGCGCGCGCCGCGCGACGCTTGTCAACGTGGACGCCACGGTGATCTGCCAGGCGCCGCGGCTTGGCCCGCACCTGCCTGCCATGGCCGCGCGCCTGGCGAAGACCATGGGCGTCGAGACCGATCGCGTAAGCGTCAAGGCGAAGAGCCCCGAGCACCTGGGGCATCTCGGTCGCGGCGAGGGCATCGCGGCCATGGCGGTCGTCAGCGTAGAGGTTCCGTGA
- a CDS encoding TRAM domain-containing protein yields MGIVIVRVFMLAAATGAGMAFGPPLGIHATNWWLGGAGFLFGVLAVLLEWQARRIPVDRIFWGAMGGIVGLGLGLGLGTAMGAVSPDAGPLGRGLFGLLFSYLGASVALAKRDELEDMSAKLFPKTAARRERFKILDTSVIIDGRVVDLCEVGFLDGTLVVPQFVLRELQQIADSPDPLKRNRGKRGFDVLQRLQRIPGTTVRVEDQDFPHIREVDRKLIELGKAMGGKVVTNDYNLNKVAELSGVSVLNVNELANALKPVVLPGEVVHVHVVKEGKEVGQGVAYLDDGTMVVVDHGKRFIGQQVSATVTSVLQTTAGRMIFARLREEEGASK; encoded by the coding sequence ATGGGTATCGTCATCGTGCGGGTATTCATGCTGGCGGCGGCCACCGGAGCGGGAATGGCCTTCGGCCCGCCGCTCGGCATTCACGCGACCAACTGGTGGCTCGGCGGCGCCGGCTTCCTCTTCGGGGTGCTGGCGGTCCTGCTCGAGTGGCAGGCGCGGCGCATCCCGGTGGACCGGATCTTCTGGGGTGCCATGGGCGGCATCGTGGGGCTCGGGCTCGGGCTCGGGCTGGGGACGGCCATGGGCGCCGTCTCCCCCGACGCGGGGCCGCTCGGGCGCGGGCTCTTCGGCCTGCTCTTCTCCTACCTGGGCGCCTCGGTCGCGCTCGCCAAGCGGGACGAGCTCGAGGACATGTCGGCCAAGCTCTTCCCCAAGACCGCCGCGCGCCGCGAGCGATTCAAGATCCTCGACACCTCCGTGATCATCGACGGCCGCGTCGTGGATCTCTGCGAGGTGGGCTTCCTCGACGGCACGCTGGTCGTCCCCCAGTTCGTCCTTCGCGAGCTGCAGCAGATCGCCGACTCGCCCGACCCGCTCAAGCGCAACAGGGGCAAGCGCGGTTTCGACGTGCTGCAGCGCCTGCAGCGCATCCCGGGGACGACCGTCCGCGTCGAGGACCAGGACTTCCCTCATATCCGCGAGGTGGACCGGAAGCTGATCGAGCTGGGCAAGGCGATGGGTGGCAAGGTCGTCACCAACGACTACAACCTCAACAAGGTCGCGGAGCTGTCGGGCGTGTCGGTGCTCAACGTCAACGAGCTGGCGAACGCGCTCAAGCCGGTCGTGCTGCCCGGCGAGGTGGTGCACGTCCACGTCGTCAAGGAGGGCAAGGAGGTCGGCCAGGGCGTCGCCTACCTCGACGACGGGACGATGGTGGTGGTGGACCACGGGAAGCGGTTCATCGGCCAGCAGGTCAGCGCCACGGTCACCTCGGTGCTCCAGACCACGGCCGGGCGCATGATCTTCGCCCGCCTGAGGGAAGAGGAGGGCGCGTCCAAGTGA
- the radA gene encoding DNA repair protein RadA, protein MARERPVYRCQTCGFAAPKAGTCPDCARAGTYVALVEERPAPSRSERPKLAAGARPVLIGDIAVTSGERITTGIGELDRVLGGGVVPGSLVLIGGDPGIGKSTLLLQASRSLSERAGPVLYVSGEESAPQVKLRADRLGISPRGLYFLAETDLQVIEAHAAELKPRAIVVDSIQTVFLPGLESAPGSVSQVRECAARLMLWSKGRGTATFLVGHVTKDGAIAGPRVLEHLVDTVLYFEGEQHHAYRVLRAVKNRFGSTNEIGVFEMGEQGLAEVTNPSGFFLAERLRGAAGSVIVSSLEGSRPLLLELQALVTPASFGTPRRTVLGADYNRVCLLLAVLEKRVGFPLQSQDVFVNVAGGGRVTEPAADLGVVVAAASSYLDRPVRGDTVIMGEVGLAGEVRAVAGFAVRLKEAAALGFTAAVVPQNNLAAGGAQPLEVQGVATVDEAVKALLGH, encoded by the coding sequence GTGGCGAGGGAACGCCCGGTCTATCGCTGCCAGACCTGCGGCTTCGCCGCGCCGAAGGCCGGCACGTGCCCGGACTGCGCGCGGGCCGGCACGTACGTGGCGCTCGTCGAGGAGCGGCCGGCGCCGTCGCGCTCGGAGCGGCCCAAGCTCGCCGCCGGCGCCCGACCCGTGCTCATCGGCGACATCGCGGTGACGTCAGGCGAGCGCATCACCACCGGCATCGGCGAGCTCGACCGCGTGCTGGGCGGCGGTGTCGTCCCCGGCTCGCTGGTGCTGATCGGCGGCGACCCCGGCATCGGCAAGTCCACGCTCCTGCTGCAGGCGAGCCGCTCGCTGTCGGAGCGCGCCGGACCCGTGCTCTACGTCTCCGGAGAGGAGTCGGCGCCCCAGGTCAAGCTGCGCGCGGACCGGCTCGGCATCTCGCCGCGCGGCCTCTACTTCCTGGCCGAGACGGATCTCCAGGTGATCGAGGCGCACGCGGCCGAGCTCAAGCCCCGCGCGATCGTGGTCGACTCGATCCAGACCGTTTTCCTGCCCGGGCTCGAGTCGGCGCCCGGCAGCGTGAGCCAGGTCCGGGAATGCGCGGCGCGCCTCATGCTCTGGTCCAAGGGGCGCGGCACGGCGACGTTCCTCGTGGGGCACGTCACCAAGGACGGCGCGATCGCCGGGCCCCGCGTCCTCGAGCACCTGGTCGATACGGTGCTCTACTTCGAGGGAGAGCAGCACCACGCGTACCGCGTCCTGCGCGCCGTCAAGAACCGCTTCGGCTCGACCAACGAGATCGGCGTTTTCGAGATGGGAGAGCAGGGCCTCGCCGAGGTCACGAACCCATCGGGATTCTTCCTCGCCGAACGGCTCCGCGGCGCCGCCGGGTCGGTCATCGTGTCGAGCCTCGAGGGCAGCCGGCCGCTGCTCCTCGAGCTCCAGGCGCTGGTGACGCCGGCCAGCTTCGGGACGCCGCGCCGCACCGTGCTCGGCGCCGACTACAACCGGGTCTGCCTGCTGCTGGCGGTGCTCGAGAAGCGGGTCGGGTTTCCTCTGCAGAGCCAGGACGTCTTCGTCAACGTGGCGGGCGGCGGCCGCGTCACCGAGCCCGCCGCGGATCTGGGCGTGGTCGTGGCGGCGGCCTCAAGCTATCTCGACCGCCCCGTGCGGGGCGACACGGTGATCATGGGCGAAGTCGGCCTCGCCGGCGAGGTGCGCGCGGTGGCGGGGTTCGCGGTGCGGCTCAAGGAGGCGGCGGCCCTGGGCTTCACGGCGGCGGTGGTGCCGCAGAACAATCTCGCGGCGGGCGGCGCGCAGCCCCTGGAAGTCCAGGGGGTGGCAACGGTGGACGAAGCGGTCAAGGCGCTGTTGGGACACTGA
- the ispD gene encoding 2-C-methyl-D-erythritol 4-phosphate cytidylyltransferase produces the protein MKTAVAIVPAGGAGARMGGPRPKQYLTLGGAPILVHTLRALARCRSLDGLVVAAPTDRVEATRALLARFRVPRVLAVVAGGEERQDSVRLGLEAVPPEAAWVVVHDAVRPFITPEIVERVLAAARVPGAATCGWPVRETVKRVRDRVVETTLPREGLWLTQTPQAFRRALLAEAHDKAARDGYRATDDAMLIERLGGRVSMVEGLPQNLKITTPDDLKAARAWVGGGRRA, from the coding sequence GTGAAGACCGCCGTCGCGATAGTGCCGGCGGGAGGCGCGGGCGCGCGCATGGGCGGCCCCCGGCCCAAGCAGTACCTGACCCTCGGGGGCGCGCCCATCCTCGTCCACACCTTGCGCGCGCTCGCCCGCTGCCGGTCGCTCGACGGGCTCGTCGTTGCCGCGCCGACCGACCGTGTCGAGGCGACCCGCGCGCTCCTCGCCCGCTTCAGGGTGCCGCGGGTGCTGGCCGTGGTCGCGGGAGGGGAAGAGCGGCAGGACTCGGTGAGGCTGGGACTCGAGGCCGTTCCCCCGGAGGCGGCCTGGGTGGTGGTCCATGATGCGGTGAGGCCGTTCATCACTCCCGAGATCGTCGAGCGGGTACTGGCCGCAGCGCGCGTTCCCGGCGCCGCCACCTGCGGTTGGCCGGTCCGTGAGACCGTCAAGCGGGTGCGGGACCGCGTCGTCGAGACGACGCTCCCCCGCGAGGGACTGTGGCTGACCCAGACGCCGCAGGCTTTTCGGCGGGCGCTCCTCGCGGAGGCGCACGACAAGGCCGCCCGCGACGGCTACCGCGCCACCGACGACGCCATGCTGATCGAGCGGCTGGGCGGGCGCGTCTCCATGGTCGAGGGGCTGCCGCAGAACCTCAAGATCACGACGCCGGACGACCTCAAGGCGGCGCGGGCGTGGGTCGGGGGCGGGCGCAGGGCATGA